From the Bacillus tuaregi genome, one window contains:
- the pheA gene encoding prephenate dehydratase, with amino-acid sequence MKTGYLGPRATFTDLAVREMFPEYESVAFTTIPDCIEAVVNDEIDIAVVPLENALEGSVNITLDYLIHEVDLPIRGELSAPIRQHLMVHPSQLENWKNLKKIYSHTHAIAQCHKFLHHELKGVRAEGYTSTAGAAQYVAEHPDEPIGAIANELAAKEYGLVIAKYDIHDFDFNHTRFIFLSKQPINLPIKPNYVGYKTTLMVTLPADHSGALHQVLSAFAWRKLNLIKIESRPTKTGLGNYFFIVDLDTALDDVLIPGAIAEMEALNCQVKVLGSYPYYQLKK; translated from the coding sequence GTGAAAACAGGTTATCTAGGTCCTAGAGCTACATTTACAGATTTGGCCGTACGCGAAATGTTTCCAGAATACGAGTCCGTTGCTTTTACAACTATTCCTGACTGCATCGAAGCAGTCGTGAATGACGAAATAGATATTGCAGTCGTTCCACTTGAAAATGCGTTGGAAGGCTCTGTGAATATTACGCTTGATTATTTAATTCATGAAGTAGATTTACCGATTAGAGGAGAGCTTTCAGCGCCGATTCGTCAGCATTTAATGGTGCATCCTAGCCAGCTAGAAAATTGGAAGAATCTAAAGAAGATTTACAGTCATACACATGCGATTGCCCAATGCCATAAGTTTTTACACCATGAGTTAAAGGGTGTGAGAGCAGAAGGCTATACCTCCACTGCTGGTGCAGCGCAATATGTAGCCGAGCATCCTGATGAGCCGATTGGAGCGATTGCCAATGAACTGGCGGCAAAGGAATATGGCCTCGTGATTGCCAAATATGATATCCATGATTTTGACTTTAACCATACGCGCTTTATCTTCTTGTCAAAGCAGCCAATCAATCTGCCTATCAAACCAAACTATGTTGGCTATAAGACAACGTTAATGGTTACACTGCCGGCAGACCATTCTGGAGCGCTTCATCAGGTCTTATCCGCATTTGCCTGGAGAAAGCTGAACCTAATCAAAATTGAGTCGAGACCAACTAAAACGGGCTTAGGTAATTACTTTTTCATCGTTGATTTAGATACCGCGCTTGATGATGTTTTAATTCCTGGTGCAATTGCGGAAATGGAAGCACTAAACTGTCAAGTAAAGGTTCTAGGCAGCTATCCATATTATCAATTAAAAAAGTAA
- the nadC gene encoding carboxylating nicotinate-nucleotide diphosphorylase, which translates to MNKLKLRLQLEQFFIEDIGEGDLSSESIFGPEESGEIVFIAKANGIFCGEDVIRTGFPMLDANCAIELKVRDGERIEKGQIFASVKGKVASLLQGERVVLNLVQRMSGIATQTNEAVRILNSQHTKIADTRKTTPGLRMLEKHAVQCGGGTNHRFGLYDAVMIKDNHISFAGSITKAIEKARSNIGHMVKIEVEVETKEQLLEAVAAKADVIMFDNRSPEEIKAWIGLVPDEIRTEASGGINLDNLAEYSDTGVDVISLGSLTHTVKALDISVRVHIG; encoded by the coding sequence TTGAACAAGCTGAAATTGCGCTTACAACTTGAACAGTTTTTCATTGAAGATATAGGGGAAGGGGATTTATCGAGCGAATCAATTTTCGGTCCTGAAGAAAGTGGTGAGATTGTTTTTATCGCAAAGGCAAATGGAATCTTTTGTGGTGAGGACGTCATTCGGACAGGGTTTCCTATGCTAGATGCAAATTGTGCTATTGAGCTAAAAGTAAGGGACGGAGAGCGGATTGAAAAGGGGCAAATCTTTGCCAGTGTAAAAGGTAAAGTTGCTAGCCTGCTACAGGGCGAGCGCGTTGTACTGAATCTTGTTCAAAGAATGAGCGGCATTGCAACCCAAACGAATGAGGCAGTCCGTATTTTAAACAGTCAACATACAAAAATTGCTGATACGAGAAAAACAACACCGGGATTACGGATGCTAGAAAAGCATGCCGTTCAGTGCGGCGGCGGTACCAACCACCGTTTTGGCTTATACGACGCAGTGATGATCAAGGATAATCATATTTCCTTTGCAGGTTCGATTACAAAGGCAATTGAAAAAGCCCGGTCCAACATTGGTCATATGGTGAAAATAGAAGTAGAGGTTGAAACAAAAGAACAGCTGTTAGAAGCCGTTGCAGCCAAAGCGGATGTGATTATGTTTGATAACCGCAGTCCCGAGGAAATTAAAGCGTGGATTGGGTTGGTACCAGATGAGATTCGAACCGAAGCATCTGGCGGCATTAATCTGGATAATTTAGCTGAATACAGTGATACAGGTGTAGATGTGATTTCACTTGGTAGTTTAACGCATACTGTGAAGGCTCTTGATATTAGTGTGAGAGTTCATATTGGCTAG
- the nadA gene encoding quinolinate synthase NadA — protein sequence MTILQTMNHTMLPDIYKQMSTEELENRVQEVKVRLGKRLFIPGHHYQKDEVIQFADATGDSLVLAQLSAKNREAEFIAFCGVHFMAETADILTTAEQRVYLPDMRAGCSMADMADIYQTERAWEALMEAFGDTILPLTYVNSTAAIKAFVGEHGGATVTSSNAEKMVAWAFEQKERILFLPDQHLGRNTAYNLGISLEEMAVWNPQENRLEYEGVLENIKVILWKGHCSVHENFTVANVQSVRKQHPDMKIIVHPECSREVVALSDMAGSTNYIIDAIKSAEPGSAWAIGTEQNLVNRIIQQHPDKHIISLNPYMCSCLTMNRIDLPHLAWSLESIEKGESENIIKVDQDVAEKAKLALDRMLQR from the coding sequence ATGACCATTTTACAGACGATGAATCATACAATGCTACCTGACATATACAAACAAATGTCAACAGAAGAGCTGGAAAATCGTGTGCAGGAGGTAAAGGTGAGATTAGGGAAACGTTTATTTATTCCTGGACATCATTATCAAAAGGATGAGGTCATTCAATTTGCAGATGCAACAGGAGATTCTTTAGTGCTTGCACAGCTGTCAGCTAAGAATAGGGAGGCTGAATTTATTGCCTTTTGCGGTGTTCATTTCATGGCAGAGACCGCTGATATTTTAACAACAGCAGAGCAAAGGGTTTATTTACCTGATATGCGTGCGGGCTGTTCAATGGCAGATATGGCAGACATCTATCAGACAGAAAGAGCATGGGAGGCATTAATGGAAGCTTTCGGTGACACGATTCTTCCATTGACGTATGTGAACTCAACGGCAGCCATTAAAGCGTTTGTCGGTGAGCATGGCGGTGCAACTGTTACTTCCTCGAATGCGGAAAAAATGGTTGCCTGGGCCTTTGAGCAGAAGGAAAGAATCTTATTCCTTCCAGATCAGCATTTGGGACGAAATACAGCCTATAATCTTGGCATTTCCTTAGAAGAAATGGCCGTGTGGAATCCGCAGGAAAATAGACTGGAATATGAGGGGGTGCTTGAAAATATTAAGGTGATTCTATGGAAGGGTCATTGCTCAGTCCATGAAAACTTCACGGTCGCAAACGTCCAAAGTGTTCGAAAGCAGCACCCGGACATGAAAATTATTGTTCACCCGGAATGCTCTCGTGAGGTCGTAGCCCTTAGTGACATGGCTGGTTCAACGAATTATATAATTGATGCAATCAAAAGTGCTGAGCCGGGTTCCGCGTGGGCTATTGGAACTGAGCAGAATTTAGTGAACAGAATCATTCAACAGCATCCGGATAAGCATATTATTTCATTAAACCCATATATGTGTTCCTGCTTAACCATGAACCGAATTGATCTTCCTCATTTGGCATGGTCATTAGAGTCCATTGAAAAGGGAGAATCTGAAAATATCATTAAAGTAGATCAAGATGTAGCAGAAAAAGCAAAATTAGCTCTTGATAGAATGCTGCAAAGATAA
- a CDS encoding IscS subfamily cysteine desulfurase yields MIYFDYAATTPLDADAADIYVQAATEYYGNTGSLHDIGCTAKDILENCRQEFASILGVPKDGIFFTSGGSESNFLGIQALLSATKKKGKHIISSMAEHSSIRSTLDLLASQGYDITLLPFNQKGQIDMDRLKNATREDTVLIAIQHGNSEIGSLQPIEEIANWCQEQNLLFHSDCVHTFGKIDLKKLTKWVDSFALSSHKFYGPKGIGVGYVNPKLAWKPHYPGATHEKGFRPGTVNVPAIAAMTVAAQKSIAKQEELFTQMKKHRQLLLSILAEAGDRITLYENSEEHQLPHTLGLRLNGLEGQWVMLECNRLGFAISTGSACSTGLTSASKTMTAMNIPEKIGKEFIRISFGQQTTEQDVKGLAETLLNIIHESQKGVRL; encoded by the coding sequence ATGATTTATTTTGATTATGCAGCTACGACTCCGCTCGATGCTGATGCGGCCGATATATATGTTCAAGCAGCAACAGAATATTATGGCAACACAGGAAGCCTTCATGATATTGGCTGCACAGCGAAAGATATCCTCGAAAATTGTCGCCAGGAATTTGCCAGTATTCTTGGTGTTCCAAAGGACGGGATTTTCTTTACGAGTGGTGGTTCAGAAAGTAACTTTCTTGGTATTCAAGCTCTGCTTTCTGCTACTAAAAAAAAGGGAAAGCATATCATTTCAAGCATGGCCGAGCATTCATCGATTCGAAGCACTTTAGATCTCCTGGCTTCTCAAGGCTATGACATCACCCTTCTGCCATTTAATCAAAAGGGCCAGATTGATATGGATAGATTAAAAAACGCAACGAGGGAAGACACCGTTTTAATCGCTATTCAGCATGGAAATTCTGAAATTGGTTCACTGCAGCCCATTGAAGAAATCGCTAATTGGTGTCAGGAGCAGAATCTATTATTTCATAGTGACTGTGTGCATACATTCGGGAAAATAGACTTAAAAAAATTAACCAAATGGGTCGACAGCTTTGCACTCTCATCCCATAAGTTTTACGGCCCGAAAGGAATTGGAGTCGGCTATGTTAATCCGAAGCTTGCCTGGAAGCCGCATTATCCGGGTGCCACACATGAAAAAGGCTTTAGACCCGGAACCGTTAATGTCCCTGCCATTGCCGCTATGACTGTTGCCGCCCAGAAAAGCATAGCAAAACAAGAAGAGCTGTTCACACAGATGAAGAAGCATCGCCAGCTTCTGTTATCTATTCTAGCTGAAGCAGGTGATAGAATAACACTGTACGAAAATAGTGAAGAACATCAGCTACCGCATACTCTCGGTCTCCGTTTAAATGGATTAGAGGGGCAATGGGTCATGCTTGAATGTAATCGACTCGGTTTTGCCATTTCAACCGGTAGCGCCTGCTCAACAGGTCTTACGTCTGCATCCAAAACCATGACAGCCATGAATATTCCTGAAAAAATCGGTAAGGAATTTATCCGTATTTCCTTTGGACAGCAGACCACCGAGCAGGATGTTAAGGGGCTCGCCGAGACGCTGCTTAACATCATTCATGAAAGTCAAAAGGGGGTAAGATTATGA
- the rpmA gene encoding 50S ribosomal protein L27 gives MLLKLDLQFFASKKGVGSTKNGRDSISKRLGAKRADGQFVTGGSILYRQRGTKIYPGVNVGRGGDDTLFAKVDGVVKFERVGRDRKQVSVYPAAQEA, from the coding sequence ATGTTATTGAAATTAGATCTTCAGTTTTTCGCTTCTAAAAAAGGAGTAGGTTCAACTAAGAACGGTCGTGACTCAATCTCGAAGCGTCTAGGCGCTAAGCGTGCGGATGGTCAATTCGTAACTGGCGGAAGCATTCTTTACCGTCAGCGCGGAACTAAAATCTATCCAGGAGTAAACGTTGGCCGCGGCGGTGACGATACTCTATTCGCAAAAGTTGACGGTGTTGTTAAATTTGAGCGTGTAGGTCGTGATCGTAAACAAGTGAGCGTATACCCTGCAGCACAAGAAGCATAA
- a CDS encoding sporulation initiation phosphotransferase B, with the protein MMKKEWNTVDVLRHVRHDWLNKLQLIKGNLDLNKIDRVKEIIGEIVIEAQHETKLSNLNLPNFTALLLLHNWETQSFKLEFEVIDDHKLGKLDDDELTAWIRTFFTLLNESIKSYYDNHLILTIEQQQKGLRFFFDFCGIIENKESLEPFLHNTSFGMDVKQFEMNEREFTLELMIPYK; encoded by the coding sequence ATGATGAAAAAAGAATGGAACACGGTAGATGTGCTTCGTCATGTGCGGCATGACTGGTTAAATAAGCTGCAATTAATTAAGGGAAATCTTGATTTAAATAAAATAGACCGCGTCAAAGAAATCATTGGGGAAATTGTCATTGAGGCACAGCATGAAACCAAGCTATCGAATTTGAACCTGCCTAATTTTACAGCATTGCTACTTTTACATAATTGGGAAACGCAATCCTTTAAGCTAGAATTTGAAGTCATTGATGATCATAAGCTAGGAAAGCTTGATGATGATGAGCTGACTGCCTGGATTAGGACGTTCTTTACGCTCCTGAATGAAAGTATAAAAAGCTATTATGATAATCATTTAATCCTAACAATTGAACAACAGCAGAAGGGGCTTCGTTTCTTTTTTGATTTTTGTGGAATAATAGAGAATAAAGAATCACTAGAGCCATTTTTACATAATACTTCTTTTGGAATGGATGTTAAACAGTTTGAGATGAATGAACGGGAATTTACACTTGAGTTGATGATTCCCTATAAGTGA
- the obgE gene encoding GTPase ObgE — translation MFVDRVKVYVKGGDGGNGMVAFRREKYVPKGGPAGGDGGKGADVVFEVEEGLRTLMDFRYQRHFKAQRGEHGMSKNQHGRGAKDMIVKVPPGTVVTDADTGAVIADLTEHGQRAVIAKGGRGGRGNSRFATPANPAPELSEHGEPGQERDIVLELKLLADVGLVGFPSVGKSTLLSVVSSAKPKIADYHFTTLVPNLGMVETEDNRSFVMADLPGLIEGAHSGVGLGHQFLRHIERTRVIVHVIDMAATEGRDPYEDYLTINKELEQYNLRLMERPQIIVANKMDMPEAEEQLAKFKEKLQEDYPIFPISAITRKGLRDLLYAIADKLEDTPEFPLQAETEDTSVHHVLYKHEGEQKEFEITRDPDGSFVLSGDAVEKLFKMTDFSRDESVKRFARQLRGMGVDEALREKGAKDGDTVRLLEFEFEFIE, via the coding sequence ATGTTTGTCGATCGAGTCAAAGTGTATGTGAAGGGCGGAGACGGCGGTAACGGTATGGTCGCATTCCGTCGTGAAAAATATGTGCCAAAGGGCGGTCCTGCAGGCGGGGATGGCGGAAAGGGCGCAGACGTTGTATTTGAAGTTGAGGAAGGTCTTCGAACCTTAATGGATTTTCGCTATCAGCGTCATTTCAAGGCACAGCGTGGAGAGCATGGCATGTCTAAAAATCAACATGGCCGTGGTGCGAAGGATATGATCGTAAAGGTCCCGCCTGGTACAGTGGTAACGGATGCTGACACAGGTGCTGTGATTGCCGATTTAACCGAGCATGGTCAGCGTGCGGTGATTGCCAAAGGTGGTCGAGGCGGCAGAGGAAATTCGCGCTTTGCTACACCTGCAAACCCAGCTCCTGAGCTTTCAGAGCATGGTGAACCGGGACAGGAAAGAGATATTGTTCTTGAATTAAAGCTGTTGGCAGATGTTGGACTTGTTGGTTTCCCGAGTGTTGGTAAATCAACTTTATTGTCTGTTGTATCATCAGCTAAGCCGAAAATAGCTGATTATCACTTTACAACCCTTGTTCCCAATTTAGGAATGGTTGAAACTGAGGATAACCGTAGCTTTGTTATGGCAGATTTGCCTGGTCTTATTGAAGGAGCCCATTCAGGGGTTGGGTTAGGCCATCAATTTTTACGTCATATTGAGCGAACAAGAGTAATCGTTCATGTGATTGATATGGCAGCAACGGAAGGTCGCGATCCTTATGAGGATTATCTGACGATTAATAAAGAATTAGAGCAATATAATCTACGTTTAATGGAAAGACCACAGATTATCGTTGCGAACAAAATGGATATGCCGGAAGCGGAAGAGCAGTTAGCGAAGTTTAAAGAGAAGCTTCAGGAGGATTATCCAATTTTTCCAATTTCAGCGATAACTAGAAAGGGTCTTAGAGATTTGTTATACGCGATTGCGGATAAGCTCGAGGATACACCAGAATTTCCACTTCAGGCTGAAACTGAGGATACGAGTGTACATCATGTTCTCTATAAGCATGAAGGAGAGCAGAAGGAATTTGAAATTACAAGGGATCCGGATGGTAGCTTTGTGCTGTCAGGGGATGCTGTGGAAAAATTATTTAAGATGACTGACTTCTCAAGAGATGAGTCTGTAAAACGGTTTGCTCGTCAGCTTCGTGGTATGGGTGTTGATGAAGCGCTTCGTGAGAAAGGTGCTAAGGACGGAGATACCGTTAGGCTGTTAGAATTTGAGTTTGAGTTTATCGAGTAG
- the safA gene encoding SafA/ExsA family spore coat assembly protein: MKIHIVQKGDTLWKIAKKYGVDFEELKKMNSQLSNPDMIMPGMKIKVPTSGGNIKKEAPTGVQGAKINMGAKKEMPKQEFPIMKEKPKEEPKEEPKAEPVEPPKPAPIEVPKAMPEAPKPAPKPIQKAMPEAPKPAPKPIQKAMPEAPKPAPKPIQKAMPEAPKPVPKAKPKELPKEAPKVKPMEPIKEVPKVKAVEEAKKPYLPKMPLPISEADINNYFMSNMANVNVPEPPKSLPKLPPKPLNVLPEVNPVFESPEDFPPIPESPIDQNVGGQYQPMYPYMPNYVNPCFDPCYPGGQPMPYPQVQGMQMPAQMPYPQVQGMQMPAQMPYPQVQGAQMPCPPVMGAQMHAPQMPCPPLMGAQMPSMPMNANPAFPQVQGAYMPEAPIPNQPGMVAGIQDGPDMYEESSPFMPQMFSPETGQGMPSPGNPEMGAQTPMMPMDQPMPMMGQQMPQPMPMMGQQMPQPMPMMGQQMPQPMPMMGQQMPQPMPMMGQQMPQPMPMMGQQMPQSMPMMGQQMPQSMPMMGQQMPQSMPMMGQQMPQQMPMMGQQMPHQMPQPMQEKDCGCGGSQPGYPMEGFGGGGYSAPPMSPGMPGGFFPGPYYPQMGFGQPPYGPYMQAGVPDYGAPMGDYGVPYDFGPGYPTPRDEESSEYND, translated from the coding sequence GTGAAAATCCATATCGTACAAAAAGGGGATACTCTTTGGAAGATAGCCAAGAAGTATGGCGTAGATTTCGAAGAGCTGAAAAAGATGAATTCACAGCTTAGCAACCCCGATATGATTATGCCCGGTATGAAAATAAAAGTCCCAACATCAGGAGGCAATATAAAGAAAGAGGCTCCTACCGGAGTACAAGGGGCAAAAATAAACATGGGTGCCAAAAAAGAAATGCCAAAGCAGGAGTTTCCTATTATGAAGGAAAAACCAAAGGAGGAGCCTAAGGAAGAACCGAAGGCGGAGCCGGTAGAACCTCCAAAGCCAGCACCTATTGAAGTACCGAAGGCAATGCCTGAAGCACCAAAGCCAGCACCAAAGCCAATACAGAAGGCAATGCCTGAAGCACCGAAGCCGGCACCAAAGCCAATACAGAAGGCAATGCCTGAAGCACCGAAGCCGGCACCAAAGCCAATACAGAAGGCAATGCCTGAAGCACCAAAGCCAGTGCCGAAAGCGAAGCCAAAGGAATTACCAAAAGAAGCTCCAAAGGTAAAGCCGATGGAACCAATAAAAGAGGTTCCGAAAGTAAAAGCGGTTGAAGAGGCGAAAAAGCCATATCTTCCCAAAATGCCGCTGCCAATCTCTGAAGCTGATATCAATAACTATTTTATGTCGAACATGGCAAATGTCAACGTCCCAGAGCCGCCTAAATCATTGCCCAAATTACCACCAAAGCCATTAAATGTTCTTCCGGAGGTAAATCCGGTGTTTGAAAGCCCTGAAGACTTTCCACCGATTCCGGAATCCCCAATCGATCAAAATGTAGGAGGTCAATATCAGCCAATGTATCCATACATGCCAAACTATGTTAATCCATGCTTCGATCCGTGTTATCCAGGTGGTCAGCCAATGCCATATCCGCAGGTACAAGGAATGCAAATGCCAGCACAGATGCCATATCCGCAGGTACAAGGAATGCAAATGCCAGCACAGATGCCATATCCACAGGTACAAGGAGCACAAATGCCATGTCCTCCGGTAATGGGTGCGCAAATGCATGCACCACAAATGCCATGTCCACCGCTAATGGGAGCACAAATGCCTTCAATGCCAATGAATGCTAATCCTGCCTTTCCACAGGTACAGGGTGCTTACATGCCAGAAGCGCCAATACCAAATCAGCCTGGCATGGTAGCCGGTATTCAGGATGGTCCTGATATGTATGAAGAATCATCACCATTTATGCCGCAAATGTTCTCACCCGAAACAGGTCAAGGAATGCCGTCACCAGGAAATCCGGAGATGGGTGCGCAAACCCCAATGATGCCAATGGATCAACCTATGCCAATGATGGGTCAGCAGATGCCACAACCTATGCCAATGATGGGTCAGCAGATGCCACAACCTATGCCAATGATGGGTCAGCAGATGCCACAGCCTATGCCAATGATGGGTCAGCAGATGCCACAACCTATGCCAATGATGGGTCAGCAGATGCCACAACCTATGCCAATGATGGGTCAGCAGATGCCACAGTCTATGCCAATGATGGGTCAGCAGATGCCGCAATCTATGCCAATGATGGGCCAGCAGATGCCGCAATCTATGCCAATGATGGGCCAGCAGATGCCACAACAAATGCCAATGATGGGTCAACAGATGCCGCACCAAATGCCGCAGCCTATGCAAGAAAAGGATTGCGGTTGTGGAGGATCCCAGCCTGGATACCCAATGGAAGGCTTTGGAGGAGGGGGCTATTCTGCTCCACCAATGTCACCAGGTATGCCTGGAGGATTTTTCCCTGGTCCTTATTATCCGCAAATGGGCTTTGGTCAACCACCTTACGGACCATATATGCAGGCAGGAGTGCCAGACTATGGGGCGCCGATGGGCGATTATGGGGTTCCTTACGATTTTGGGCCAGGGTACCCAACACCACGTGATGAGGAAAGCAGTGAATATAACGATTAA
- a CDS encoding transcription repressor NadR codes for MKEQKKVFGEERRTLLLSLLKDSDEPMTGSELAAKTNVSRQVIVGDISLLKARKEPIMATSQGYLYLKSNSPATMFERTIACNHPPERTEEELNICVDHGVTVRDVKIEHPVYGDLTASVLVSNRKEVTQFIKKIKSTQSSYLLELTNGIHLHTICAPSEKALDDAIEALRDANFLIDSTV; via the coding sequence ATGAAGGAACAGAAAAAGGTTTTCGGAGAGGAAAGGCGCACACTGCTCTTATCCCTTTTAAAAGATAGTGATGAACCCATGACAGGCAGTGAGCTAGCCGCTAAAACAAATGTAAGCAGACAGGTGATAGTGGGAGATATTTCGCTCTTAAAGGCTAGAAAGGAACCGATTATGGCAACTAGTCAGGGGTATTTATACTTAAAAAGCAATTCACCTGCTACCATGTTTGAGCGGACCATTGCCTGTAATCATCCGCCTGAGCGGACTGAGGAAGAATTAAATATTTGTGTAGACCATGGAGTAACCGTAAGGGATGTCAAGATTGAACACCCGGTATATGGTGATTTAACGGCTTCTGTATTAGTGTCTAATCGGAAGGAAGTAACGCAATTCATCAAAAAAATTAAATCTACCCAGTCTTCGTATTTACTCGAGCTGACGAATGGGATCCATCTTCATACCATTTGCGCTCCCTCTGAAAAAGCTTTAGATGATGCCATAGAGGCATTAAGGGATGCAAATTTTCTAATTGATTCAACGGTCTAA
- the nadB gene encoding L-aspartate oxidase → MHANVVIIGSGIAALQLAKKLSSDLHVIIITKTEVTTSNSYLAQGGIAAAIADYDHPTKHYQDTLEAGRFHNNLEAVSLMTEEAPELINELLLEGCSFDRDASGHVKLGLEGAHSEKRIVHGGGDATGKTIIDFLQQQINHITLMENMTVYELMISDGRCIGVKAKESNGRSIQVFADHTVIATGGLGQIYSFTSNAETVTGDGLALAYRAGAQLADMEFVQFHPTLLNANGKGAGLVSEAVRGEGARLVTEDGTYIMEGVHPYKDLAPRHVVSQTIFDWMRRGHTIYLDISTIKHFESHFPTVASICEENGIHINSGKIPVVPGCHFLMGGIVTNLNGQTTIPNLYAIGEAACTGVHGANRLASNSLLEGLFFGKRLAAFINESQGEGNLFVRKGTNERITPSRSLLPDVTKLKKSMMERTGIVRTKENLKQQLDFLEGFAIEQWLEADLDSLSTEELNQVFMLISSWLVTKSAITRTESRGGHLRLDYPNEEKAWEKTQIIQYKKGGCVEQAEIALTT, encoded by the coding sequence ATGCATGCAAATGTAGTGATTATTGGTAGCGGGATAGCGGCTTTACAATTGGCGAAAAAGCTTAGTAGTGACTTACATGTGATTATTATCACAAAAACAGAGGTCACAACGAGTAATTCTTATTTAGCTCAAGGAGGAATTGCTGCTGCCATAGCTGATTATGATCATCCAACTAAACATTATCAGGATACACTAGAAGCTGGACGTTTTCATAACAACCTTGAAGCAGTTTCCTTAATGACAGAAGAGGCGCCGGAATTAATAAATGAACTTCTCCTAGAGGGCTGCTCCTTTGACCGTGATGCATCAGGCCATGTCAAGCTCGGGCTTGAAGGTGCACATAGCGAAAAAAGAATTGTCCATGGCGGAGGAGACGCAACAGGAAAAACCATTATAGACTTTTTGCAGCAACAAATTAACCATATAACCTTGATGGAAAATATGACAGTCTATGAATTAATGATAAGTGATGGTAGATGTATAGGTGTAAAGGCAAAGGAATCCAATGGACGGTCTATTCAAGTGTTTGCAGATCATACAGTCATTGCCACAGGCGGCCTGGGGCAAATTTATAGCTTTACTTCAAATGCTGAAACCGTAACAGGGGATGGTCTTGCCCTTGCGTATCGCGCCGGTGCTCAATTGGCAGACATGGAGTTTGTTCAATTTCATCCTACTCTATTGAATGCAAATGGAAAGGGTGCGGGTCTTGTCTCAGAGGCAGTTAGAGGTGAAGGGGCAAGACTTGTAACAGAGGATGGGACTTACATTATGGAGGGGGTTCATCCTTACAAGGATTTAGCACCAAGACATGTAGTGTCACAAACGATTTTTGATTGGATGAGAAGAGGGCATACGATCTATTTGGATATTTCGACTATTAAACATTTTGAGAGTCATTTTCCAACCGTTGCTTCTATTTGTGAAGAAAATGGCATTCATATTAACAGTGGGAAAATCCCTGTCGTACCGGGCTGTCACTTTTTAATGGGCGGCATTGTGACGAATCTCAATGGACAGACAACCATCCCTAATCTTTATGCGATTGGTGAAGCAGCATGTACTGGTGTGCATGGAGCCAATCGCCTTGCCAGTAATTCGTTACTAGAAGGATTATTCTTTGGCAAGCGCCTGGCAGCTTTTATTAATGAATCACAGGGAGAAGGGAATTTATTTGTTCGAAAAGGTACAAATGAAAGGATAACACCTTCCCGCAGTCTCCTGCCTGATGTTACAAAGCTGAAAAAGAGTATGATGGAGCGTACTGGGATTGTCAGGACAAAGGAAAATCTAAAGCAGCAACTAGATTTTCTTGAGGGCTTTGCGATTGAACAATGGCTTGAAGCTGATTTAGATTCACTATCTACTGAGGAATTAAATCAGGTCTTTATGCTCATCAGCTCATGGCTGGTTACCAAATCAGCTATTACAAGAACGGAAAGCCGTGGTGGCCATCTTCGCTTAGATTATCCAAATGAAGAAAAAGCATGGGAGAAAACACAAATAATACAATATAAAAAGGGTGGTTGCGTTGAACAAGCTGAAATTGCGCTTACAACTTGA
- a CDS encoding ACT domain-containing protein: MRQNKTDRKFYLVREDVLPEAMKKTLEAKEMIERGKAESVWDAVQRVDLSRSAFYKYRDTVFPFHTIVKEHLITLFFYLEDRSGTLSHLLTTVASTGCNVLTIHQTIPLQGRANVTLSINTAQMEIDIEELLTKLRRLEFVEKVEVLGSGA; the protein is encoded by the coding sequence ATGAGACAGAATAAAACTGATCGAAAGTTTTATTTAGTACGGGAAGATGTGCTGCCTGAAGCCATGAAAAAAACGCTCGAGGCAAAGGAAATGATTGAACGGGGAAAAGCAGAATCGGTCTGGGATGCGGTTCAGCGTGTAGACCTCAGCAGAAGTGCCTTTTATAAATACCGCGACACGGTATTTCCATTTCATACGATTGTAAAGGAGCACTTAATCACGTTATTTTTCTATTTAGAGGATCGTTCAGGGACCCTATCCCATCTTTTAACAACGGTGGCTTCAACGGGCTGCAACGTGCTGACGATACACCAAACTATTCCTCTTCAAGGTAGGGCTAACGTGACTCTATCGATAAATACAGCGCAAATGGAAATAGATATAGAAGAGCTTCTAACAAAGCTGAGACGTCTGGAGTTCGTAGAAAAAGTAGAGGTGCTTGGTTCAGGTGCATAG